The stretch of DNA GCCACCGCCTCATCATGAATCTTATTCTTATCCTTTACCTACAGTAGTTTTTCGGATGTTCGACTACACAGATTGTCCAGCCGAAGGCCCTTTATTGCCTGGTAGTCATGCTATAGAAAGATTCCTCATAGAGGAGCACTTGAGACAAATtatcaataattattttttcgagAGAAAAGATTGGTGAGTGTATTTTGTTGTCTGTTGTTCCACAATATTCCATTAGTATCGATATACATATAATAGAAATACATGTGTATATTATAGCGCAGCACAACTATTGAATTTCCCATACAAAGCAAAAATACCATTAGACTACTGCATTGTGGAAGTTATATTTGGTGAGTTGTTCAGACTACCAGCACcgaaaaatttagaaatttgttACGGATCGATTTTGATCGAACTCTGCAAGCTACAACCATCCACTATGCCACAAGTGAGAAATTTTGAAGGTTTAAGAAATGAAAGactaattttatataattttcattcgTTATTTATTATAGGTGTTGGCGCAAGCGACGGAGATTTTATTTCGTCGCATAGATAGCATGGCCGCTACTGCCTTCGATCGGTTTGTGTGGTGGTTCGCATACCATTTAAGTAACTTTCAGTTTCGCTGGTCGTGGGAGGATTGGGACTCATGTTTACAACGCGATCCGGAACACCCGCGACCAAAGTTCATTCGCGAGGTGCTTCTTAAAGCTTTACggtacaatatttttctcataaattaaTAGTAGTCAAAAACAAGCTGCCAGAGACTGTTCAGTGGTATTAAATCTAATTATTACGAAAATTTATTGCacattaaaataataaacagaTGTACATATATGTTTAGATTATCATACTATCAGAGAATACGAGATATGATGCCAGAATCGTATGCTGACTTGATTCCGCCACCACCAGAGCCTATTTACAAGTATACCTCCGAAGGAGCCAGTGAGTATATTACTTTATCGCAAAGTTATGGTCTGGTCCAAGTAATCTGGATATCATCTGGTTCGAAGACGCCATGGTATACATTTCAATTTGTTCCAGGCTCCCTCCCTGGCACAGCAGCGGCTCACGAATTAGTTGTTTCTATTAGACGGAAGTGTACACCGGAGGAAGTATTGAACGTGTTGAACACTTTGCCAGGTCCTAGAGAAAACGAAGAGACAAATAATTTTAGTCCGTTGAAAATCGATGTTTTTGTGCAGACTTTATTGAATCTAGGATCAAAGAGTTTCAGTCATAGCTTCGCAGCTATAGGAAAATTCCATTATGTATTTAAGGTAAAACGTCGAGTCAAATCGAATCGAAACAGAGAAAGATAGAGTAAACGTTTTCATCTGTCTAGGTACTTGCAGAGACCGAAGAGGCGcaaatatgtattttaagaaaTATGTACGCATTATGGAAGAATCATTACCAGATAATGGCGGTTTTGACCGATAAATTGTTAAAGACTGGCATCATCGAATGCAGTGCAATTGCCAACTGGATATTTTCGAAAGAAATGGCACCCGAGTTTACCAAGTACTTACGAAATTTCTAGCAGCGGTAATATTCggctgaaataatatttaacgaGTTCAAACTAACGGTACTAATCGCAATTCGTCAGGCTGTACATTTGGGAAATACTTCACTTGACGATCCGAAAGAAGAACAAACATGTGACCAAGTTGAGCACGGAACTGGCCGAGGCAAGGGAAAAATTGAGACGAGCGGAAAGCAGATCGGGTTCATCCTCCGAGGATGATGACAACAATAAGGATAGAAACAAAGAAAAACCGTCGGAGGATGTTGTAGAGAGAATGGAAGAGAAACTAGAGGCGGCGCAGGCTGATCAGAAAAATCTGTTCCTTATCATTTTTCAAGTATAAATCATAAATACCTTTATGCCTTTTTTTATTGGTTCGAAAACATACGAAATTAACGATGTTAATTTGTTGATTCTTCAGCGTTTTATAATGATTTTGTCCGAGCATCTGGTGCGTTGCGATACCGATGGCATAGATTATAATACCCATTGGTACAAGTGGACGATAGGAAGGTTACAGCAAGTGTTTTTAACCGTAAGACATGGTGCTCGATAATTAATACTATTTAACAAGATAGCTATCGCCGTATCAATTGGTGCATTTCTTTTCTGTTTCAGCATCACGAACAAGTTCAAAAGTATTCGTCGACTTTAGAGACTCTGCTATTTACGCCGGATCTGGATCCGCATATTCTCGATGTGTTCCACCAGTTTGTTTCTCTTCGAGCGTGAATGTTGGTTTCTCGACCGCTTTCAGCCGTTCCGGTCTTTAATGTAACATGTAAGTTGAAAACTTGCGACTTCTACCAGGGGTCACGGTCGTATTTTACGGTACGCATTATGTTCTATGGTACATTATTATGTTAACTATATTATATTAGCGTTTAAATCAAGGTAAAAGAAGGTCATATTATCGGCGTTACAGTTGGCTTGATAACTGATGGAACGAGAATCTTTTTTCATAATCACGCGACGAGTCACATATAATATTATGTGTAAATTTTCACGGTTTTATATTGCGATTTATTTCGTCGTGATGTAAATATCGATAAAACACATTTATTCGATTTTGTGCAAGCATACTATCCGCAAACAATATCTGGACGTTTCCCAAGTAAAGTTAACGTCATAATAATAAAACATAGTGTAAATAGAAGTTTGGAGGTCACATGCTGTACCATTTGATTTTATTACtatacattatatattatacattatcGGTGTATTGACTAGGCAATGCCTAGTAATAGAAGCTTATTCGATAAATACTCGAGACAACTCTCTGAATACTTGACTCCTTTTAATCGTTCATTGGCTGTCTTCACCTTCGCTCACAGCGTTGACAAGAACACTGTCAAATATTAGAAGTATTATTGGAGTATTATTCAGCCTCTTTAGCGTAAAGTTCACGTTGACCCGTTTCCTGAACGAATGTCGATCCTTACGCATTATACTATACGTCTTCGCTGGAGTTTGAAAGTCTCTGTCCAGAGGAGGAGAGGAAGACGGAGCAAGAAGCAAATAAAATTAACGTATAACGTAATCGGTTCGTTAGAGTTCGAAGCAACCCGCTCGGCAAATGAGTCGGCGACGATTACTGCTGTCCAAAGTCCGAAGTATTTCGAAAGCGATTCACGGCTGAATTATCATCTGATTTCACTCGCCACCAACTACTGATTCAATCCTTTGCCTAATAGGCTAACAGGCTGCATTATTGTACTGTAATTTTGACAGGCCGTGCTCGTTTCTCTCAGTGAAATCAAACAAATTTCACACTCGTGCAAATTTCTATGTAAATTTAAACTGTATGTACGTTTACATGTATGATTATCATATAGCGCCCGAACAATTTTTCCCTTCCGGTAGACACTTTCTTATCTCCCTTATACTTGTACGCACGCTCGTCGGAATCGATGCAGTATACCGACGTGGCTACCTATTGAGATCTCGCGTACTCGCAGGCGAAGTATTTTCTGACCTATTGTGGCTTGCGGTTTTGTTGAACATACTTACCGGTGCTCGTAAGTATATAGATAGCAGAGTCCCCACTTTTcctacatcatctttttagcctggaacagaacctcgtcatctttttagcctggaacagaacctgcatcaactttttagcctggaacagaacctgcatcaacttttcagcctggaccagaacctgcattatctttttagcctgtattagaaccggcatcatcttttaggctggatcagagcctacatagatgcaggttctggtccaggctaaaaattagattaGAGGGCAGCACTATaacggggacactaaaatcccgggcgtgagcactctcatttcctctgtGGTAATCGTTCGTTTTAACGTAACACGAGACGAATGAGTATACAGAGTAACTCGTTGCCGTCGTTGAATAAGAATCTCCATTGATTAATTGGTTATTCGATGTTTTCCAGTAAATCTTTGATAACTCGTCGACAACGATTCGCTCGTCTAGGATCTAGTGTCTAGGGCCTAGAATCTAGGGGGATGAAATTCACCGGTCTCTTTCGaacaatcgatcgatcgagaccGTCGCGCGGCTGCGAAGTTCGATTTATCGATATGATGGAAGGTTCGTGTTCGTATCCCTGGCTCTGGCTTCGTACTTCGTACCACTTCGTACGTAGAATGACAGTTCCATGGGAAAGTACTGTGCTAACATGTACAAAGGATTATTTAACTCTGAATTAATCCACGTGACGATAAAGGATTTACGGTTGTTCCTTTGATCGTCGTGGAATGTTCCCTCGAGAGGCGTGACTCGAATGAAAATTCGTGTTGCCAATGTCACGGTTGCACGCCATGGGCAAACGCAATGATACACATTACTGACCAAGGATACCAGAGAAGAAACACGGAGTGATTTGTGCACGCGAAACGATTCGTTTTCCCGTAGGTTCGCCGTGTGTCCGTCGAATATGTCTCGTTGCCTTAGCGATTAATCCGACCGACACTGTCGTTCGACACGACGACGTGACATAAATCGTTCGAGAACAACGGCCAGCGGGAAAATCGAAAATTACGTCGTAGATTTTCCGCCGACGGATACCGTTCACGGGCATTCTATACGTTGTTTCTCAGAAGTTGAATAGACATGTTCGTTAAATGACCTTACCCGATTAGTGCGAGTGACGTTTGCGACGCGATGGAAAAGTTTGTCGTCGATTTGGACAAGGTTCTGGACGATTTTGAATTTAACGAAGGTAAGAATCCGACAATTGAGTCTCCGTTTTTTCCTAGTTTGTTAGGCCCGGATCGTTGCAAAGCCAGCGGTTTTGCGAAATCTTTACGATCGACGATTAAAACGAACAACGTATCTTTTAGATTGCGCGGAGCAAACAGCATCCGTTAATACCGCTTCCAACAATGCATCGTCCTCGGGGAGCAAGTGCAACGTCGACCCCCCGATACTGTATAATTATCTCTTAATAGAATCTAGGAAAACTAACAAAGAACACGACGTTATAGTACCATTGGAGAGGCACAAGGATGTACAGCAGAACGCGAGAAGCAGCTGCTCCGAAGAGAAGAGTACGGTCCACGAAGATTCGACTTATAGCAAAGATGAGACGAAAGAGGATGGCACCGAGAGCATTGATCATTTTTATACGCAAGAAAGCACGAATGACAGCAAGTTGACGCAGAAACAGTCTGTCCTACCTTACAACACGGAACCGCTTCCATTAACGATACACAACGACATATCGCAAAAGTTAACGCAGAGTCAACACAATGGTCATGGTAGTCCAAAGGCTGACAATAGGTACGATAAAAAGTTCAATCAATTTCATTCAAAGCCTAGCGTTAGTAATGTCTTTAACAGTTTGAACGAATACATAAATGCGCCGCCAGGAAGTTCGGATTGCATCGACTCTGTATTAGACAATCGAGAAGTACAATCCGATATAGAACCCGAGACTGTTTGTTATGGAACCAAAGCACCTCGATTAATTTGTAATTCAGTTAAAGATATAGACGAAAGAGTGAGTATAACGAATAAACAAGTAAACAACGCGAGGAGTACAAGTAGAGAAGTTTTCGTTCCCGTTCACGAGAATGTTGCAGCACCTACGAGCATAGAATTGCTTGTTACGCTCGATGCCACTGCTACGGAAGACAATGCGAGCAATGTTCGTGCAACAGGATACGtagaaacaaaaaatgaaacaatACTACCTAGAGATGTAACTATAACCGAAGTTTCCAGCGACTTGAGCAATAAGGTAGAAGTCTCGAATGAAGCTACCTGTAGTTTGCGTAATTTCGATTCCGATCTTGTAGACCAGAAGTGTAATTCGACATTCGAAGCTCCGGAATGTGAAAAGGAATTCCAGATAGAAAATGAGTCAGAcggaaatgaaaaaaatgtctgCAGTTCCGATTTAACCGAAAAATCCAAGAAGAATACGAATCCGGTGAAAGAGCCGCTTAGGTTCGATAAGATCGGTGATTTATCGGAGGACGTATTGaccaagtatttggccgaattggAGCAAGACCAAAAATTGAAGGAAGAAGTTGACAAACATCAAATTGGAGCAACGGGGACAGTTCAAAATGCGATGCAATCGGATCAAACGGATTCGTCGTCGCAGATTTTAAGAAACCCGGAGGTTGCGAATGTAATGGAAAAAGAGTCGGTCGATGAAGTAGAAAACGTTATGGTAATTAGTCATCGGAAGGAAGAAGCGTGCAAAGAATTGCCTGCCGACCAAGCGAGAAAGAAAACTGAACGATGCGACGATCGCGTCAAAGAAGATAACTGTGGTAACGTTTTTGATAATAATACGAGCAACAAAGTGCAACAACAGAACCAGATCAAACTCGGAGATGCACGTGCAGGTTCGCCGGAGGAACACACGGCTAGTGGAGAAAGTACAAAAGACGGTCAAGAGCACTGTACATACAAATCGAATGGAAAGAAGGAATCGTTGAGCAACGATGAAACAGACAAGCAGccgaacaaacaaaaagagaaCGTTGCTCGCGATAGTCAAGCCGATGAACTCAAGGTGCAAAGCGACGCCTCGCCGTCGTCCGATAATCctgaagaaaaatatttgatagAGCGATTATTAGATGATACGACAAAGTACTGGAACAACACTTTGCTGAATGAAATCATGGCAAGAGCGAACACGAGCGCGGGCACGGGCACGAGCACGAGCACCAGCACGAGCGATACCAACGATGAATCGGAGAAACCGGCGCGTCCTCAGACTTTGGATATCGTTCTATCGAATAATACGGACGAACGTCAGACGCTCGGTTCTAGTTCTGCGAACGATACTTCATCGGGTCAAACGCAATCGAACGTCGATGGCCCGGCAGAAGATCAAGAACAACCACCGCCGGCAAACATCCTAGATAATTCGTTACCCGAATCGAATTCGGTTCTCGGAAAGCAACCACCGTTTTGGGTTCCTGATAGCGTCGCGCCCAGCTGTATGTTCTGCGATGTCAAGTTCACGGTACTGAAAAGACGACACCATTGTCGTGCATGTGGCAAGGTACTATGCAGCAAATGCTGTAACATGAAATACAAATTGGAGTATCAAGGGAACATCGATTGCCGCGTTTGCGTCTCCTGTTATCAACTTCTTATAAAAGGTAACGACTTCCATCTAAAAAACTTTGAGTTGTAACATCGTCGAAGCGTTTCTCTGGAGTGCAGAACAAATTTCGCTTTTCAGCCGAAGCAGAACAGAGTCTGATAGAATGGTCCCCTGGTTACGCTTCGTGTATCGCTAACAATGACATCAATTCGCCTCAGGTACATTGACGACAAACTTACATACTGTTTTATGCGCGTTAGAACTTTATACTGTATACATAGAGCTTCCCCATATATGTACGAGTATTCGTACAACTTTGTACATTCCATTAGTCGGAGATTAACGTTTCGTGACTACATGTTGCAACAATCTGGTGCATACATGATACATAGTAGGATTAGCTACTTTAGTTTTTTTTATGCTTAAATGTACCTTATACATAGATATCAGTTTCGACATTCAACGTTTCCAGTTTTACTCAATAGATTCATAGGTTTACCTAATAATGAATTATTAATAGAAGATTGTAAGgcttattagtttttttttttttagcataaGTTTATATTAATCACCTATAACAACTTGTTGAATACTTCTTCCCTGTTGCTTAAATATAGTCGCAGAGAAACAGAAAATTTTAGTTACATACTTCACAATCTTCTTACGCTTACAAGACAGAAAGGGACATTTCGTTTGATTGTGCAAAAATATTCTGCAGAAATTCTATGTTTGAATTGTAAAAGCGTAAATTTGTAGTAGCATGATCTATAATACGTTTGCATCGTGTTTCTTGAGAAatctagacatttatttctgttTGTTTGTGCTTTATATTAATTTACACGTTACAAATATAAAGCATGTACCGTTTAATTGTAGGTATGATTTGTGGAAGACACTTGCCTGCTTTATATTTTCTTTGCAACGAATGTTCAGTAAACGCAGACAATTACTATATCGTGTGATCTGACGATCTGTTAACGTTATTTCTCTTTTGATTTCGGATCGAACCGTGTTTTTGCCGTGTGATTTGCGAGAACGATCTGTGTTTGCTGgacgaagaaataaatgtgaATGTTAGGAGTATTCGACAAATGGTTATAGGGGAGACAGCCTAATCCAAATAATCCCATGGAGTACTGTTCAACTATACCACCCTTGCAACAGTTAGCCGGCGGATTGCCTCCACCTCCCACAGTCATGGT from Halictus rubicundus isolate RS-2024b chromosome 8, iyHalRubi1_principal, whole genome shotgun sequence encodes:
- the Sara gene encoding smad anchor for receptor activation isoform X2 is translated as MEKFVVDLDKVLDDFEFNEDCAEQTASVNTASNNASSSGSKCNVDPPILYNYLLIESRKTNKEHDVIVPLERHKDVQQNARSSCSEEKSTVHEDSTYSKDETKEDGTESIDHFYTQESTNDSKLTQKQSVLPYNTEPLPLTIHNDISQKLTQSQHNGHGSPKADNRYDKKFNQFHSKPSVSNVFNSLNEYINAPPGSSDCIDSVLDNREVQSDIEPETVCYGTKAPRLICNSVKDIDERVSITNKQVNNARSTSREVFVPVHENVAAPTSIELLVTLDATATEDNASNVRATGYVETKNETILPRDVTITEVSSDLSNKVEVSNEATCSLRNFDSDLVDQKCNSTFEAPECEKEFQIENESDGNEKNVCSSDLTEKSKKNTNPVKEPLRFDKIGDLSEDVLTKYLAELEQDQKLKEEVDKHQIGATGTVQNAMQSDQTDSSSQILRNPEVANVMEKESVDEVENVMVISHRKEEACKELPADQARKKTERCDDRVKEDNCGNVFDNNTSNKVQQQNQIKLGDARAGSPEEHTASGESTKDGQEHCTYKSNGKKESLSNDETDKQPNKQKENVARDSQADELKVQSDASPSSDNPEEKYLIERLLDDTTKYWNNTLLNEIMARANTSAGTGTSTSTSTSDTNDESEKPARPQTLDIVLSNNTDERQTLGSSSANDTSSGQTQSNVDGPAEDQEQPPPANILDNSLPESNSVLGKQPPFWVPDSVAPSCMFCDVKFTVLKRRHHCRACGKVLCSKCCNMKYKLEYQGNIDCRVCVSCYQLLIKAEAEQSLIEWSPGYASCIANNDINSPQGRQPNPNNPMEYCSTIPPLQQLAGGLPPPPTVMVPVGVLKREGGTKNRSEVSKSVMFSDELDMSWDLKPPYRKSGTKKSPVPGSSVPGASSKRQNLPRLDPNTACYVPVDPNLLPPTVTIHKGQVTYHAVTDEGHLYATLKNECEPPVLFAVNRNLYACVKILNLNCCVNKICWNVTSKGLACVGQDEVILLIETLPDEVRVPKDLLIFINQLYLGAIKGNTVSELGFSLYLGGNLLGSREHAGFLFIRQTLQCLQKVVLPSAPFLVGLLVHRWEMPWAKVFPLRLVLRLGAEYRYYPCPLFSVRFRDALYFEIGHTVMKVLADFRNYGYTLPGVRGLTIHLRNRMTDVMFPKNRYDQVIKGLNNSNDHVLAYASNFSITADSHLVCIQTNTGDESSYQTQAISINNKPRTVTGTSFIVINGALKSSMGLSAKSSIVEDGLMVEIMPEKMEALKAALKNMQDFSIGCGRQGAPEPDETVNIKWVENDVQFNIGVKSPIDGQLMDGIPSIRVHNGTDYKGTTRFIRWTEVFIIKSDEHPHGLHDPLDINKLSGNIAKATSTALVKLLDLLSAAGFTKLAVRTTIHPDNVGYEAGSEGMKLPPIYMNSLDNELIQVLHKAAQSSQDTHTVLELIFYILDD
- the Sara gene encoding smad anchor for receptor activation isoform X1, which encodes MEKFVVDLDKVLDDFEFNEDCAEQTASVNTASNNASSSGSKCNVDPPILYNYLLIESRKTNKEHDVIVPLERHKDVQQNARSSCSEEKSTVHEDSTYSKDETKEDGTESIDHFYTQESTNDSKLTQKQSVLPYNTEPLPLTIHNDISQKLTQSQHNGHGSPKADNRYDKKFNQFHSKPSVSNVFNSLNEYINAPPGSSDCIDSVLDNREVQSDIEPETVCYGTKAPRLICNSVKDIDERVSITNKQVNNARSTSREVFVPVHENVAAPTSIELLVTLDATATEDNASNVRATGYVETKNETILPRDVTITEVSSDLSNKVEVSNEATCSLRNFDSDLVDQKCNSTFEAPECEKEFQIENESDGNEKNVCSSDLTEKSKKNTNPVKEPLRFDKIGDLSEDVLTKYLAELEQDQKLKEEVDKHQIGATGTVQNAMQSDQTDSSSQILRNPEVANVMEKESVDEVENVMVISHRKEEACKELPADQARKKTERCDDRVKEDNCGNVFDNNTSNKVQQQNQIKLGDARAGSPEEHTASGESTKDGQEHCTYKSNGKKESLSNDETDKQPNKQKENVARDSQADELKVQSDASPSSDNPEEKYLIERLLDDTTKYWNNTLLNEIMARANTSAGTGTSTSTSTSDTNDESEKPARPQTLDIVLSNNTDERQTLGSSSANDTSSGQTQSNVDGPAEDQEQPPPANILDNSLPESNSVLGKQPPFWVPDSVAPSCMFCDVKFTVLKRRHHCRACGKVLCSKCCNMKYKLEYQGNIDCRVCVSCYQLLIKAEAEQSLIEWSPGYASCIANNDINSPQGRQPNPNNPMEYCSTIPPLQQLAGGLPPPPTVMVPVGVLKREGGTKNRSEVSKSVMFSDGIRPGCDLTELDMSWDLKPPYRKSGTKKSPVPGSSVPGASSKRQNLPRLDPNTACYVPVDPNLLPPTVTIHKGQVTYHAVTDEGHLYATLKNECEPPVLFAVNRNLYACVKILNLNCCVNKICWNVTSKGLACVGQDEVILLIETLPDEVRVPKDLLIFINQLYLGAIKGNTVSELGFSLYLGGNLLGSREHAGFLFIRQTLQCLQKVVLPSAPFLVGLLVHRWEMPWAKVFPLRLVLRLGAEYRYYPCPLFSVRFRDALYFEIGHTVMKVLADFRNYGYTLPGVRGLTIHLRNRMTDVMFPKNRYDQVIKGLNNSNDHVLAYASNFSITADSHLVCIQTNTGDESSYQTQAISINNKPRTVTGTSFIVINGALKSSMGLSAKSSIVEDGLMVEIMPEKMEALKAALKNMQDFSIGCGRQGAPEPDETVNIKWVENDVQFNIGVKSPIDGQLMDGIPSIRVHNGTDYKGTTRFIRWTEVFIIKSDEHPHGLHDPLDINKLSGNIAKATSTALVKLLDLLSAAGFTKLAVRTTIHPDNVGYEAGSEGMKLPPIYMNSLDNELIQVLHKAAQSSQDTHTVLELIFYILDD
- the Sara gene encoding smad anchor for receptor activation isoform X3 codes for the protein MEKFVVDLDKVLDDFEFNEDCAEQTASVNTASNNASSSGSKCNVDPPILYNYLLIESRKTNKEHDVIVPLERHKDVQQNARSSCSEEKSTVHEDSTYSKDETKEDGTESIDHFYTQESTNDSKLTQKQSVLPYNTEPLPLTIHNDISQKLTQSQHNGHGSPKADNRYDKKFNQFHSKPSVSNVFNSLNEYINAPPGSSDCIDSVLDNREVQSDIEPETVCYGTKAPRLICNSVKDIDERVSITNKQVNNARSTSREVFVPVHENVAAPTSIELLVTLDATATEDNASNVRATGYVETKNETILPRDVTITEVSSDLSNKVEVSNEATCSLRNFDSDLVDQKCNSTFEAPECEKEFQIENESDGNEKNVCSSDLTEKSKKNTNPVKEPLRFDKIGDLSEDVLTKYLAELEQDQKLKEEVDKHQIGATGTVQNAMQSDQTDSSSQILRNPEVANVMEKESVDEVENVMVISHRKEEACKELPADQARKKTERCDDRVKEDNCGNVFDNNTSNKVQQQNQIKLGDARAGSPEEHTASGESTKDGQEHCTYKSNGKKESLSNDETDKQPNKQKENVARDSQADELKVQSDASPSSDNPEEKYLIERLLDDTTKYWNNTLLNEIMARANTSAGTGTSTSTSTSDTNDESEKPARPQTLDIVLSNNTDERQTLGSSSANDTSSGQTQSNVDGPAEDQEQPPPANILDNSLPESNSVLGKQPPFWVPDSVAPSCMFCDVKFTVLKRRHHCRACGKVLCSKCCNMKYKLEYQGNIDCRVCVSCYQLLIKAEAEQSLIEWSPGYASCIANNDINSPQLAGGLPPPPTVMVPVGVLKREGGTKNRSEVSKSVMFSDGIRPGCDLTELDMSWDLKPPYRKSGTKKSPVPGSSVPGASSKRQNLPRLDPNTACYVPVDPNLLPPTVTIHKGQVTYHAVTDEGHLYATLKNECEPPVLFAVNRNLYACVKILNLNCCVNKICWNVTSKGLACVGQDEVILLIETLPDEVRVPKDLLIFINQLYLGAIKGNTVSELGFSLYLGGNLLGSREHAGFLFIRQTLQCLQKVVLPSAPFLVGLLVHRWEMPWAKVFPLRLVLRLGAEYRYYPCPLFSVRFRDALYFEIGHTVMKVLADFRNYGYTLPGVRGLTIHLRNRMTDVMFPKNRYDQVIKGLNNSNDHVLAYASNFSITADSHLVCIQTNTGDESSYQTQAISINNKPRTVTGTSFIVINGALKSSMGLSAKSSIVEDGLMVEIMPEKMEALKAALKNMQDFSIGCGRQGAPEPDETVNIKWVENDVQFNIGVKSPIDGQLMDGIPSIRVHNGTDYKGTTRFIRWTEVFIIKSDEHPHGLHDPLDINKLSGNIAKATSTALVKLLDLLSAAGFTKLAVRTTIHPDNVGYEAGSEGMKLPPIYMNSLDNELIQVLHKAAQSSQDTHTVLELIFYILDD
- the Sara gene encoding smad anchor for receptor activation isoform X4, coding for MEKFVVDLDKVLDDFEFNEDCAEQTASVNTASNNASSSGSKCNVDPPILYNYLLIESRKTNKEHDVIVPLERHKDVQQNARSSCSEEKSTVHEDSTYSKDETKEDGTESIDHFYTQESTNDSKLTQKQSVLPYNTEPLPLTIHNDISQKLTQSQHNGHGSPKADNRYDKKFNQFHSKPSVSNVFNSLNEYINAPPGSSDCIDSVLDNREVQSDIEPETVCYGTKAPRLICNSVKDIDERVSITNKQVNNARSTSREVFVPVHENVAAPTSIELLVTLDATATEDNASNVRATGYVETKNETILPRDVTITEVSSDLSNKVEVSNEATCSLRNFDSDLVDQKCNSTFEAPECEKEFQIENESDGNEKNVCSSDLTEKSKKNTNPVKEPLRFDKIGDLSEDVLTKYLAELEQDQKLKEEVDKHQIGATGTVQNAMQSDQTDSSSQILRNPEVANVMEKESVDEVENVMVISHRKEEACKELPADQARKKTERCDDRVKEDNCGNVFDNNTSNKVQQQNQIKLGDARAGSPEEHTASGESTKDGQEHCTYKSNGKKESLSNDETDKQPNKQKENVARDSQADELKVQSDASPSSDNPEEKYLIERLLDDTTKYWNNTLLNEIMARANTSAGTGTSTSTSTSDTNDESEKPARPQTLDIVLSNNTDERQTLGSSSANDTSSGQTQSNVDGPAEDQEQPPPANILDNSLPESNSVLGKQPPFWVPDSVAPSCMFCDVKFTVLKRRHHCRACGKVLCSKCCNMKYKLEYQGNIDCRVCVSCYQLLIKAEAEQSLIEWSPGYASCIANNDINSPQLAGGLPPPPTVMVPVGVLKREGGTKNRSEVSKSVMFSDELDMSWDLKPPYRKSGTKKSPVPGSSVPGASSKRQNLPRLDPNTACYVPVDPNLLPPTVTIHKGQVTYHAVTDEGHLYATLKNECEPPVLFAVNRNLYACVKILNLNCCVNKICWNVTSKGLACVGQDEVILLIETLPDEVRVPKDLLIFINQLYLGAIKGNTVSELGFSLYLGGNLLGSREHAGFLFIRQTLQCLQKVVLPSAPFLVGLLVHRWEMPWAKVFPLRLVLRLGAEYRYYPCPLFSVRFRDALYFEIGHTVMKVLADFRNYGYTLPGVRGLTIHLRNRMTDVMFPKNRYDQVIKGLNNSNDHVLAYASNFSITADSHLVCIQTNTGDESSYQTQAISINNKPRTVTGTSFIVINGALKSSMGLSAKSSIVEDGLMVEIMPEKMEALKAALKNMQDFSIGCGRQGAPEPDETVNIKWVENDVQFNIGVKSPIDGQLMDGIPSIRVHNGTDYKGTTRFIRWTEVFIIKSDEHPHGLHDPLDINKLSGNIAKATSTALVKLLDLLSAAGFTKLAVRTTIHPDNVGYEAGSEGMKLPPIYMNSLDNELIQVLHKAAQSSQDTHTVLELIFYILDD